Proteins encoded together in one Solanum lycopersicum chromosome 7, SLM_r2.1 window:
- the LOC101252197 gene encoding 110 kDa U5 small nuclear ribonucleoprotein component CLO: protein MDDSLYDEFGNYIGPEIESDQESDREEEDDELPDRSDDERAVSDDEQPGASNGWLATQDDIDMDNQVVLAEDKKYYPTAEEVYGEEVETLVMDEDEQPLEMPIIKPVKNLKFELGVKDSSTYVSTQFLLGLMSNPALVRNVALVGHIHHGKTLFMDMLVEQTHHISTFDQNSEKHMRYTDTRIDEQERRISIKSVPMSLVLEDSNSKSYLCNIMDAPGHVNFSDEMTAALRLADGAVLIVDAVEGVMVNTERAIRHAILERIPIVLVINKVDRLITELKLPPKDAYFKLKHIVETVNSQITAASSTAGNAQVIDPALGNVCFASATAGWSFTLQSFAKLYVKLHGIAFDANKFASRLWGDFYFDPDTRSFKKKPPASGVERSFVQFVLEPLYKIYSQVIGEHKKSVEATLAELGVTLSNAAYRLNVRPLLRLACSAVFGTATGFTDMLVHHIPSAKAAAARKVEHIYTGPKDSAIYKAMENCDSAGPLMVNVTKLYPKPDCSVFDAFGRVYSGEIMTGQTVRVLGEGYSPDDEEDMTVKEVTKLWVYQARYRIPISKAPPGAWVLIEGVDASIMKTATLCNLEFDEDVYIFRPLQFNTLPVVKTATEPLNPSELPKMVEGLRKISKSYPLAITKVEESGEHTILGTGELYLDSIMKDLRELYSEVEVKVADPVVSFCETVVESSSMKCFAETPNKKNKITMIAEPLERGLAEDIENGVVSIDWPRKKLGEFFQTKYDWDLLAARSIWAFGPDKQGPNILLDDTLSSEVDKSLLNAVKDSIVQGFQWGAREGPLCDEPIRNVKFKIVDAKIAPEPLHRGTGQIIPTARRVAYSAFLMATPRLMEPVYYVEIQTPMDCLSAIYTVLSRRRGHVTADVPQPGTPAYIVKAFLPVIESFGFETDLRYHTQGQAFCLSVFDHWAIVPGDPLDKSIVLRPLEPAPIQHLAREFMVKTRRRKGMSEDVSINKFFDEAMMVELAQQDADLHLQMM from the exons ATGGATGATAGTTTATATGATGAGTTTGGGAACTATATTGGTCCTGAAATAGAGTCTGATCAGGAAAGTGATAGGGAAGAGGAAGACGATGAGCTGCCTGATAGGAGTGATGATGAGAGAGCTGTATCTGATGATGAGCAGCCTGGTGCTTCAAATGGATGGCTTGCCACTCAAGATGATATTGACATGGATAACCAAGTTGTTCTTGCTGAAGACAAGAAATACTACCCAACTGCTGAAGAGGTTTATGGTGAAGAGGTTGAAACGTTGGTCATGGATGAAGATGAACAGCCACTTGAAATGCCAATAATTAAACCAGTGAAGAATCTTAAGTTTGAACTTGGGGTGAAGGATTCGTCCACTTATGTATCGACTCAGTTTCTCTTAGGTCTGATGTCAAACCCAGCATTGGTTAGAAATGTTGCTCTAGTGGGACACATACATCACGGGAAGACTTTGTTTATGGATATGCTGGTGGAACAAACACACCATATATCTACGTTTGATCAGAATAGTGAGAAGCATATGAGGTATACAGACACAAGAATAGATGAGCAAGAGAGGAGGATATCAATTAAGTCTGTCCCTATGTCACTAGTCTTGGAAGACAGCAATTCAAAGTCTTACCTGTGTAACATTATGGATGCTCCCGGCCATGTCAACTTCTCCGATGAAATGACTGCTGCTTTAAGACTTGCTGATGGGGCAGTTTTGATTGTTGATGCAGTTGAAGGAGTGATG GTAAATACAGAAAGGGCCATTAGGCATGCGATTCTAGAACGTATTCCCATTGTTCTTGTAATCAACAAG GTTGATAGATTGATAACTGAGCTTAAGTTGCCCCCGAAGGACGCCTACTTCAAACTAAAGCACATAGTTGAAACTGTCAACAGTCAAATTACAGCTGCCTCGTCCACCGCTGGAAATGCACAAGTAATTGATCCTGCATTAGGGAATGTCTGCTTTGCAAGTGCAACAGCAGGATGGTCATTCACTCTGCAGTCATTTGCCAAACTGTATGTTAAGCTTCACGGAATTGCATTTGATGCAAACAAGTTTGCTTCGCGGCTTTGGGGGGACTTCTACTTTGATCCTGATACAAGAAGTTTCAAGAAGAAACCTCCTgcaagtggggttgaaagatcTTTTGTTCAGTTTGTGCTTGAACCTCTTTACAAGATTTATAGCCAAGTGATCGGAGAGCACAAGAAGAGTGTTGAAGCAACCCTAGCGGAACTTGGGGTGACACTAAGCAATGCAGCTTATCGTCTAAATGTAAGGCCTCTGCTGAGGCTGGCTTGCAGTGCTGTATTTGGAACTGCCACTGGGTTTACTGACATGTTGGTTCATCACATCCCTTCTGCTAAAGCTGCTGCAGCTAGGAAAGTGGAACACATATACACGGGTCCAAAGGATTCAGCAATTTACAAAGCAATGGAAAATTGTGATTCTGCTGGCCCGTTGATGGTTAATGTGACGAAGCTGTATCCGAAACCAGATTGTAGTGTTTTCGATGCTTTTGGTAGGGTTTACAGCGGGGAAATAATGACAGGGCAGACGGTACGCGTTCTTGGTGAGGGCTATTCACCTGATGATGAAGAGGATATGACTGTAAAAGAAGTTACAAAGCTGTGGGTATATCAAGCTAGATACAGGATCCCCATAAGTAAGGCTCCTCCAGGTGCATGGGTTCTGATCGAAGGAGTGGATGCTTCAATCATGAAAACTGCTACTCTTTGTAATCTGGAATTTGATGAGGATGTATACATATTTCGCCCTCTTCAGTTTAATACTCTTCCTGTGGTGAAAACAGCTACTGAACCTTTGAATCCTAGCGAATTGCCCAAAATGGTGGAGGGGCTTAGGAAAATCAGCAAGAGTTATCCTCTTGCAATCACAAAGGTTGAAGAGTCGGGTGAACACACGATATTAGGTACTGGTGAATTGTACCTAGATTCTATAATGAAGGACCTTAGGGAGCTTTACTCCGAGGTGGAAGTGAAG GTGGCTGATCCAGTTGTCTCATTCTGTGAAACTGTGGTGGAGTCgtcttcaatgaaatgttttGCTGAAACAcctaacaagaaaaataaaatcactatG ATTGCTGAACCTCTGGAGAGAGGGCTTGCTGAGGACATCGAGAACGGTGTTGTGAGCATCGATTGGCCTAGAAAGAAACTAGGTGAATTTTTCCAAACCAAATATGACTGGGATCTTCTTGCTGCACGGTCTATTTGGGCATTTGGACCCGATAAGCAG GGACCTAATATCTTATTGGATGATACACTCTCAAGTGAAGTGGACAAGAGCTTGTTGAATGCTGTTAAAGATTCTATTGTTCAGGG GTTCCAATGGGGAGCTCGGGAAGGACCCCTTTGCGATGAGCCCATTAGAAATGTTAAATTCAAGATCGTTGATGCGAAGATTGCACCGGAGCCGTTGCATCGTGGAACGGGTCAGATTATTCCAACTGCACGACGTGTAGCCTACTCTGCTTTTCTTATGGCAACACCCAGACTTATGGAACCTGTGTATTATGTGGAG ATCCAAACGCCCATGGATTGTCTCTCTGCTATATACACCGTGTTGTCACGTAGGCGTGGACACGTTACTGCTGATGTTCCTCAACCTGGCACCCCTGCCTACATTGTCAAG GCATTTTTACCCGTTATCGAGTCCTTTGGTTTTGAAACGGACTTGAGGTATCACACCCAAGGGCAGGCGTTTTGTCTTTCAGTATTTGATCATTGGGCTATTGTCCCCGGGGATCCTCTTGACAAGAGCATCGTTCTACGACCACTGGAGCCTGCTCCAATCCAACATCTGGCTCGTGAGTTCATGGTGAAGACAAGGCGTAGAAAG GGAATGAGTGAAGATGTGAGCATCAACAAGTTCTTTGATGAAGCTATGATGGTGGAGCTTGCGCAGCAGGATGCTGATCTTCACCTGCAGATGATGTAG
- the LOC104648246 gene encoding uncharacterized protein translates to MEDDEFTIPNSPPSLKQKLKNSLCFSCCFTHRNTTTKLHSLDYHPPPSRQPSSSDENPSLIWIKPDIKDKCRTIFNFISNGNGNRHKRHSSAEFRYDPLSYSLNFEDDAPLTNFSSRLPPSPPQPPVKNLGIAAAVYE, encoded by the coding sequence ATGGAGGACGACGAATTCACCATACCCAATTCTCCACCATCACTCaaacaaaaactcaaaaactCACTCTGTTTCTCCTGCTGTTTCACCCACCGCAACACCACCACCAAACTTCACTCCCTCGATTACCACCCTCCGCCGTCACGGCAGCCGTCGTCCTCCGATGAAAACCCGTCGCTGATCTGGATCAAGCCTGATATCAAAGACAAGTGCCGTACGATCTTCAATTTCATCAGTAACGGGAACGGAAACCGCCATAAACGACACTCATCTGCTGAGTTCCGTTATGATCCTTTGAGTTACTCGTTGAATTTCGAAGATGACGCTCCGTTGACGAATTTCTCTTCTAGACTTCCTCCGTCGCCTCCGCAGCCGCCGGTGAAGAATTTGGGTATTGCTGCCGCTGTTTATGAGTAA
- the LOC101251596 gene encoding uncharacterized protein, with the protein MVYSYTPTYYSSLHDSITSLCKTILPFPFKKRRIPAIAAAEQRLSKQQSDNIKWQQESFHQILNLMGLCKEGILAESEVSAFRSHLLDTLIASPADYEHSSILRDKLIFLQELLYAKCISEEEYHSSKRPLLQRLAVQGAEIEAKHVVVGSKRETTDDEWSVIDLKDEKSNLGKENSISSSKDKQKQTSSAIKEQIKGAASVFSFASSKKERGILNPVSENCFERNEFAESTENPFWNTHLREKDSETKSILMVESLPNEPVKVKKLKKPFKALFGVDDQHRGEPESEGKSKSGGKKQWGFDGFKKWKKNDSEDETAPLSLDEKSDGGAYLGQLVAEPIGEGPDTKQIKRKLHPNGAPSDFFVDKVLGDRIKKELSRIQTELGAKNASVELTDDQIEAISTRLPVDKADLEKFFPKKWCDQYGFVVLDVVRKEFKNHVGGNSKVVITKEEKQNSKRWTTFDEDDYDDDENCHPNLFAPQQHHHTFHSTQTKSLKNGGQVYVNSSIDKGLKYNPFFDV; encoded by the exons ATGGTTTATTCATACACACCAACATACTATAGCTCACTCCATGATTCAATTACTTCTCTTTGCAAAACTATTCTTCCATTTCCGTTCAAGAAAAGGCGAATACCTGCGATTGCAGCTGCTGAGCAGAGGTTATCGAAGCAACAATCGGATAATATTAAATGGCAACAAGAATCTTTTCATCAGATTCTTAACTTGATGGGGCTTTGTAAAGAAGGGATCTTGGCTGAATCTGAAGTTTCTGCTTTCAGATCACATCTTCTCGATACGCTTATCGCGTCTCCTGCTGATTATGAACATTCTTCAATCTTGAGGGATAAGTTGATCTTCTTGCAG GAGTTGTTGTATGCAAAATGTATATCAGAGGAAGAGTATCATTCATCAAAGAGGCCATTATTGCAAAGGCTAGCAGTTCAAGGAGCTGAGATTGAGGCAAAACATGTTGTAGTTGGATCAAAGAGAGAAACTACAGATGATGAGTGGTCTGTTATAGATTTGAAGGATGAAAAATCTAATCTTGGCAAAGAGAATTCGATATCGAGCTCGAAAGATAAGCAAAAGCAAACTTCTTCAGCTATTAAGGAGCAAATCAAAGGGGCTGCTTCAGTTTTTAGCTTTGCATCATCCAAAAAGGAAAGAGGGATACTTAATCCAGTTAGTGAAAATTGTTTTGAGAGAAATGAATTCGCAGAGTCGACAGAGAATCCCTTTTGGAATACTCATTTGAGAGAAAAAGATAGTGAAACTAAGTCTATTTTGATGGTGGAGAGCTTGCCTAATGAACCTGTGAAAGTGAAGAAGCTAAAGAAACCTTTCAAGGCACTGTTTGGTGTTGATGATCAACATCGCGGTGAGCCTGAATCTGAAGGAAAGTCGAAATCAGGAGGGAAGAAACAGTGGGGATTTGATGGATTCAAGAAGTGGAAGAAGAATGATTCTGAGGATGAAACAGCTCCACTGTCACTTGATGAGAAGTCGGACGGTGGAGCTTACTTAGGTCAGCTTGTTGCTGAACCAATCGGAGAAGGTCCAGACACTAAGCAGATCAAAAGAAAGCTGCATCCTAATGGTGCCCCCTCGGATTTCTTTGTCGATAAG GTTTTAGGAGACCGTATCAAGAAAGAGCTATCACGAATTCAAACAGAACTTGGTGCCAAAAATGCAAGTGTTGAGTTAAC AGATGATCAAATTGAAGCAATTTCAACTAGGCTTCCAGTTGACAAGGCTGATCTAGAGAAGTTCTTCCCTAA AAAATggtgtgatcaatatggattcgTCGTTTTGGATGTTGTAAGAAAGGAATTCAAGAACCATGTTGGAGGAAACTCAAAAGTTGTAATTACCAAAGAGGAGAAGCAAAACTCAAAAAGATGGACAACATTTGATgaagatgattatgatgatgatgaaaattGCCATCCAAATCTTTTTGCTCCACAACAACATCATCATACATTTCATTCTACACAAACCAAAAGCTTGAAGAATGGTGGTCAAGTTTATGTTAATAGTAGCATTGACAAGGGACTAAAATATAATCCTTTCTTTGATGTTTAA
- the LOC101251301 gene encoding uncharacterized protein: MSGLFVGILCIAKRGYQFRSFDSASSMIEQRSIGSHGYNNEDLGEKTREAKQRLDHKLRRTRSKDGRFKDVEDGQVESSTLQKKEMSGVKQNGIKTFSRVIKQRNDIENDECTICLGKFKVGDNLMHLLCDHKFHSCCLVPWLENYVCCPCCRIEILT, encoded by the exons ATGTCTGGTTTGTTTGTTGGAATTTTGTGTATTGCAAAAAGGGGTTATCAGTTCAGATCATTTGATTCTGCTTCTTCCATG ATAGAACAGAGAAGTATAGGAAGCCATGGATATAATAATGAGGATTTAGGTGAAAAAACCAGAGAAGCCAAGCAGAGATTGGATCACAAGCTAAGAAg GACTAGAAGTAAAGACGGAAGATTCAAGGATGTCGAAGACGGGCAAGTAGAATCAAGTACTCTGCAGAAGAAAGAGATGTCTGGAGTGAAGCAGAATGGGATAAAGACATTTAGCAGGGTTATAAAGCAACGTAACGATATCGAAAATGATGAATGCACCATTTGTTTGGGCAAATTCAAGGTTGGTGATAACCTAATGCATTTGCTATGTGACCACAAATTCCATTCATGTTGTTTGGTTCCATGGTTGGAGAATTATGTTTGTTGCCCTTGCTGCAGAATTGAGATTCtcacttga
- the LOC101250706 gene encoding probable E3 ubiquitin-protein ligase RHY1A yields MAGMLPGVECARRRRFHQSNGCIDSSNTSSFSSTRRSSFCLYTSNHEHHLNSSSSKQRGVISQAYQDEKLGEAVREAKQRLDERLSARWKSQNKRGLNNRQKPNQNQEMVENRPNLQGEVFSGLKRSGSKKFNWAKMIWKSQEQDECSICLDQFKISDNLMQLTCAHKFHSKCLVPWLESNAHCPCCRMTIILN; encoded by the exons ATGGCTGGTATGCTACCTGGTGTTGAATGTGCTAGAAGAAGGAGATTTCATCAAAGTAATGGATGTATAGATTCATCAAACACCTCTAGTTTTTCATCCACAAGAAGGTCTTCTTTTTGTCTATACACTAGTAATCATGAACACCACCTCAATTCAAGTTCATCCAAG CAAAGGGGTGTAATAAGTCAAGCATATCAAGATGAGAAACTAGGTGAAGCTGTAAGAGAAGCCAAGCAAAGGTTGGATGAGAGGCTTAGTGCAAGATGGAAATCACAAAATAAGAG GGGTCTCAACAATAGACAAAAACCAAACCAAAACCAAGAGATGGTGGAGAATAGGCCAAATTTGCAAGGAGAAGTATTTTCAGGACTAAAGAGAAGTGGATCAAAGAAGTTTAATTGGGCAAAAATGATTTGGAAATCTCAAGAACAAGATGAATGTTCAATTTGCTTGGATCAATTCAAGATTAGTGATAACTTAATGCAATTGACATGTGCCCACAAATTCCATTCCAAGTGTTTGGTGCCATGGCTAGAATCCAATGCACATTGTCCATGTTGTAGAATGACAATAATTTTGAACTAG
- the LOC101251898 gene encoding uncharacterized protein isoform X2 — MEEDPAEMLVDSAEHADTGKLQNSEKDPSPDFIPSLAERGASSASNLVNSEKSTSEDASTNVQGGNRRENSTKDMELVTQYNSGRKHGETASTSQDDRSFRYPLSLNRRAEDDAVNNVATTVNVDVSQVFAGYSHSSSPLSHGNGESSSSEDFVANHTNEILIFNNSDSVSVLSDSSVTPHLAGDDMRQDTPPSGFEFLVSDREEGVRDGSALHVDMANASPTFFSNIPAEISSREARRNSRRLFWDSFSRRSPRRRADPRNFRFTNDNSDDIAAHDRLLLDFSDNSFHEGSGGNFPSNGSRNERRRHSRSEMWERLPAGLIASDHRSVTCPSGIHTDGPCTCETILMSRESGSRASISRIVMLAEALFEVLDEIHRQPMSLSLSVLSLPAPESVVDSFPVKSFSKPVEVDTSNNVLQCHICLSEYEEGDKIRVLPCHHEFHLVCVDKWLKEIHGVCPLCRGDVRNAFVDSSVSNSAALPL, encoded by the exons ATGGAAGAAGATCCAGCTGAAATGCTGGTGGATTCTGCAGAACATGCTGACACAGGAAAGCTCCAAAACTCTGAGAAGGACCCTTCACCTGATTTTATTCCCTCCCTAGCTGAACGTGGAGCTTCATCTGCAAGCAATCTGGTAAATAGTGAAAAATCTACATCTGAAGACGCTTCAACCAATGTTCAGGGAGGTAATCGAAGAGAAAACTCAACCAAAGACATGGAATTAGTCACTCAATATAATTCTGGACGTAAACATGGTGAAACTGCTAGTACATCTCAGGATGACCGATCATTTCGCTATCCACTTTCTTTAAACAGAAGGGCAGAGGATGATGCTGTAAATAATGTCGCCACTACAGTGAATGTAGATGTCTCTCAAGTTTTTGCCGGTTACTCTCATTCTAGCAGTCCATTGTCTCATGGAAATGGAGAGTCTTCATCAAGTGAAGATTTTGTTGCAAACCACACAAATGAAATTCTTATCTTCAATAATTCTGATTCTGTATCAGTTCTTTCGGATTCTTCAGTTACGCCACATTTGGCGGGAGATGATATGCGTCAGGATACACCACCTTCAGGTTTTGAATTTCTGGTGTCAGACAGGGAAGAGGGTGTAAGAGATGGAAGTGCACTTCATGTTGACATGGCAAATGCCTCTCCCACTTTTTTCTCTAATATTCCTGCTGAAATTAGTAGTCGTGAAGCGAGACGAAATAGTAGAAGACTTTTTTGGGATTCTTTTTCAAGGAGAAGTCCTAGGAGGCGTGCTGATCCTCGTAACTTTCGTTTTACAAATGATAATTCAGATGATATTGCTGCTCATGACAGGTTATTGCTGGACTTTAGTGATAATTCCTTTCATGAGGGGTCTGGAGGAAATTTTCCATCAAATGGAAGTCGGAATGAACGGCGACGGCATTCCAGATCTGAG ATGTGGGAAAGACTTCCTGCTGGTCTTATTGCTAGTGATCATCGAAGTGTCACTTGTCCAAGTGGGATTCACACAGATGGCCCATGTACATGTGAGACAATTTTAATGAGTCGAGAATCTGGCAGTCGTGCAAGTATATCCCGAATAGTTATGCTTGCTGAGGCATTGTTTGAG GTACTGGATGAAATACATCGTCAACCTATGTCGTTGTCCTTATCTGTGCTATCACTTCCAGCTCCAGAGTCAGTTGTGGACTCATTCCCAGTGAAGAGTTTCTCAAAACCAGTGGAAGTAGATACTAGCAACAATGTTTTACA GTGTCACATATGCTTGTCCGAGTACGAGGAAGGAGATAAAATACGAGTTCTACCTTGTCACCATGAGTTTCATTTAGTATGTGTGGATAAATGGCTCAAAGAGATACATGG TGTATGTCCACTTTGCAGAGGAGATGTACGAAATGCTTTTGTTGACAGTTCAGTTTCTAACTCAGCTGCACTTCCTCTTTGA
- the LOC101251898 gene encoding uncharacterized protein isoform X1, producing the protein MGSGSSRLGSRSSRSNRTKRLFASIFICGASPSSRRSVLEMEEDPAEMLVDSAEHADTGKLQNSEKDPSPDFIPSLAERGASSASNLVNSEKSTSEDASTNVQGGNRRENSTKDMELVTQYNSGRKHGETASTSQDDRSFRYPLSLNRRAEDDAVNNVATTVNVDVSQVFAGYSHSSSPLSHGNGESSSSEDFVANHTNEILIFNNSDSVSVLSDSSVTPHLAGDDMRQDTPPSGFEFLVSDREEGVRDGSALHVDMANASPTFFSNIPAEISSREARRNSRRLFWDSFSRRSPRRRADPRNFRFTNDNSDDIAAHDRLLLDFSDNSFHEGSGGNFPSNGSRNERRRHSRSEMWERLPAGLIASDHRSVTCPSGIHTDGPCTCETILMSRESGSRASISRIVMLAEALFEVLDEIHRQPMSLSLSVLSLPAPESVVDSFPVKSFSKPVEVDTSNNVLQCHICLSEYEEGDKIRVLPCHHEFHLVCVDKWLKEIHGVCPLCRGDVRNAFVDSSVSNSAALPL; encoded by the exons atgggTTCTGGGAGTAGTCGTTTGGGGTCACGCTCAAGTCGTTCAAATCGAACAAAAAGATTATTTGCATCCATTTTTATATGTGGTGCTTCTCCATCTTCTCGTCGTTCAGTTCTTGAG ATGGAAGAAGATCCAGCTGAAATGCTGGTGGATTCTGCAGAACATGCTGACACAGGAAAGCTCCAAAACTCTGAGAAGGACCCTTCACCTGATTTTATTCCCTCCCTAGCTGAACGTGGAGCTTCATCTGCAAGCAATCTGGTAAATAGTGAAAAATCTACATCTGAAGACGCTTCAACCAATGTTCAGGGAGGTAATCGAAGAGAAAACTCAACCAAAGACATGGAATTAGTCACTCAATATAATTCTGGACGTAAACATGGTGAAACTGCTAGTACATCTCAGGATGACCGATCATTTCGCTATCCACTTTCTTTAAACAGAAGGGCAGAGGATGATGCTGTAAATAATGTCGCCACTACAGTGAATGTAGATGTCTCTCAAGTTTTTGCCGGTTACTCTCATTCTAGCAGTCCATTGTCTCATGGAAATGGAGAGTCTTCATCAAGTGAAGATTTTGTTGCAAACCACACAAATGAAATTCTTATCTTCAATAATTCTGATTCTGTATCAGTTCTTTCGGATTCTTCAGTTACGCCACATTTGGCGGGAGATGATATGCGTCAGGATACACCACCTTCAGGTTTTGAATTTCTGGTGTCAGACAGGGAAGAGGGTGTAAGAGATGGAAGTGCACTTCATGTTGACATGGCAAATGCCTCTCCCACTTTTTTCTCTAATATTCCTGCTGAAATTAGTAGTCGTGAAGCGAGACGAAATAGTAGAAGACTTTTTTGGGATTCTTTTTCAAGGAGAAGTCCTAGGAGGCGTGCTGATCCTCGTAACTTTCGTTTTACAAATGATAATTCAGATGATATTGCTGCTCATGACAGGTTATTGCTGGACTTTAGTGATAATTCCTTTCATGAGGGGTCTGGAGGAAATTTTCCATCAAATGGAAGTCGGAATGAACGGCGACGGCATTCCAGATCTGAG ATGTGGGAAAGACTTCCTGCTGGTCTTATTGCTAGTGATCATCGAAGTGTCACTTGTCCAAGTGGGATTCACACAGATGGCCCATGTACATGTGAGACAATTTTAATGAGTCGAGAATCTGGCAGTCGTGCAAGTATATCCCGAATAGTTATGCTTGCTGAGGCATTGTTTGAG GTACTGGATGAAATACATCGTCAACCTATGTCGTTGTCCTTATCTGTGCTATCACTTCCAGCTCCAGAGTCAGTTGTGGACTCATTCCCAGTGAAGAGTTTCTCAAAACCAGTGGAAGTAGATACTAGCAACAATGTTTTACA GTGTCACATATGCTTGTCCGAGTACGAGGAAGGAGATAAAATACGAGTTCTACCTTGTCACCATGAGTTTCATTTAGTATGTGTGGATAAATGGCTCAAAGAGATACATGG TGTATGTCCACTTTGCAGAGGAGATGTACGAAATGCTTTTGTTGACAGTTCAGTTTCTAACTCAGCTGCACTTCCTCTTTGA